One region of Flavobacterium sp. KACC 22763 genomic DNA includes:
- a CDS encoding 3'-5' exonuclease has translation MLDWLKNINKDYPDFWKDYLTKFETKPNKFVVLSTETSGLNPDKDVVLSLGAFSVIDDSIVIKENFETVLLQYKYLQDNGLSNEFIIESKMMKMPEPDALEAFVNFIGNSILVGHHINFDIEMLNAALERLNCGRLKNEALDVDVMYRKLTDINDKQFSLDDLCGIYKIPKSDRNSSSEDAYRIGLLFLKLKSRLGIK, from the coding sequence ATGCTAGACTGGCTGAAAAATATCAATAAAGACTATCCAGATTTCTGGAAAGACTATTTAACTAAATTCGAAACTAAACCTAACAAGTTTGTTGTATTATCAACTGAAACTTCTGGCTTAAATCCGGATAAGGATGTTGTATTATCACTTGGAGCCTTTTCAGTTATAGATGATAGCATTGTTATTAAAGAAAATTTTGAAACAGTCTTACTGCAGTACAAGTATCTTCAAGACAACGGACTTTCTAATGAATTCATCATTGAAAGCAAAATGATGAAAATGCCTGAACCTGATGCACTTGAGGCGTTTGTGAATTTTATTGGAAATTCTATTTTGGTTGGGCATCATATCAACTTTGATATTGAAATGCTAAACGCAGCTCTCGAGCGCCTAAATTGTGGAAGACTAAAAAATGAAGCTTTGGATGTTGATGTAATGTACAGAAAATTGACTGATATAAATGACAAACAATTTTCTCTTGATGATTTATGCGGAATTTATAAAATTCCAAAAAGTGATCGCAACTCTTCTTCTGAGGATGCTTATAGAATTGGACTTCTTTTCTTAAAATTGAAATCTCGATTGGGAATTAAATAA
- a CDS encoding DUF294 nucleotidyltransferase-like domain-containing protein produces the protein MNTVAEHIADFLKEYKPFDNLTFQELSDIATNIRVINLEKHAVLFQNNDPLHESFYVVASGVINLTTIADAEETIINKCHEGDIFGLRPFFAKNNYMMTAKAREESIIYAIPIAVFRPFVANNSDVLNFLLESFAVNSRHTKDSVSSNGKLVSDSDYIDQQTEMQYIQSLNYNNSPLTTQASSIIKDVAILMTDSMVDNIIICGEKNHPIGIVTNADLSSKIATGRYPISETIDKIMSSPVVTVLENVSLAEAQLLMLKHNVTHLCVTKDGTSKSVVKGIISEHDLIVAQASNPGVLIKEIKRSQLPKDLKQIRDRLSDLIQNSIQKNIPISHVSNIASEINLAIIKRAVELAILDLGSPPARFAWLSIGSQGRKEQLLLTDQDSILIFEDVTPEKYREVKDYFLRLAKRATSILEKVGYDYCPNGHMASNMLWCKSLSDWTKQYNSWMNTPGENSNDLSSIFFDYEIVFGEPKIEEAIENVIFKNAVNNTLFFDFLGNDALKRNSPLSFFKKFITEEDGPNKDKFDIKTRALMPLIDGARLLILNANIKGIQNTYLRFKQLAITDSKNAEIYLSCAEAFLTLSKFRTVEGLKNDDSGQYINLREMSKSDKEKLKNALSPMKDLEELIKSKFQLTQFS, from the coding sequence ATGAATACAGTTGCTGAGCATATTGCAGATTTTTTAAAAGAATACAAACCGTTTGATAATTTAACCTTCCAGGAATTATCGGATATTGCCACGAATATTCGTGTCATCAATTTAGAAAAGCATGCGGTACTATTTCAAAATAACGATCCGCTTCATGAAAGTTTTTATGTTGTAGCTTCTGGTGTCATTAATCTAACTACTATTGCAGACGCCGAAGAAACCATTATAAATAAATGTCATGAAGGTGATATTTTTGGTTTACGCCCGTTTTTTGCTAAAAACAACTACATGATGACGGCTAAAGCACGTGAAGAAAGCATTATTTATGCTATTCCTATCGCTGTTTTCAGACCTTTTGTTGCTAATAATTCTGATGTATTGAACTTTCTATTGGAAAGTTTTGCTGTAAATTCACGTCATACAAAAGATAGTGTTAGCTCTAATGGCAAGCTAGTTTCTGACAGTGACTACATTGATCAGCAGACAGAAATGCAATACATTCAGTCACTTAACTATAATAATTCGCCTCTAACTACTCAGGCAAGCTCTATAATTAAAGATGTCGCGATTTTAATGACAGATTCAATGGTAGACAATATCATAATCTGCGGCGAGAAAAATCATCCAATTGGTATTGTTACCAATGCCGATTTATCATCAAAAATTGCAACAGGACGCTATCCTATTAGTGAAACCATTGACAAAATTATGTCGTCTCCTGTTGTTACGGTTTTAGAAAATGTCTCTTTGGCAGAAGCACAATTGCTAATGCTCAAACATAACGTAACTCACTTATGTGTAACTAAAGATGGCACGAGTAAATCTGTTGTAAAAGGAATTATTTCTGAACACGATCTTATTGTTGCTCAAGCTAGTAACCCAGGTGTGTTAATTAAAGAAATTAAGCGTTCGCAGCTTCCAAAAGATTTAAAACAAATACGCGATCGTCTATCTGATTTGATTCAGAATTCGATTCAAAAAAATATTCCAATCTCGCATGTCAGCAATATTGCAAGTGAGATTAATCTAGCAATTATAAAAAGAGCAGTAGAACTAGCAATTTTAGATTTAGGCTCCCCTCCTGCACGTTTTGCTTGGTTAAGCATTGGCAGTCAAGGGCGTAAGGAGCAGTTGTTGCTTACAGATCAGGATAGTATTTTAATTTTTGAAGATGTTACTCCTGAAAAATATAGAGAAGTAAAAGATTATTTCTTAAGATTAGCAAAACGCGCTACTTCTATATTAGAAAAAGTAGGTTATGATTATTGTCCAAACGGGCACATGGCAAGCAATATGCTTTGGTGTAAATCATTGAGTGACTGGACAAAACAATACAACAGCTGGATGAATACTCCAGGTGAAAATAGTAATGATTTGAGCAGCATTTTCTTTGATTATGAAATTGTTTTTGGAGAACCAAAAATTGAAGAAGCAATAGAAAACGTGATTTTCAAAAATGCCGTCAACAATACTTTATTCTTTGATTTCTTAGGAAATGATGCTTTAAAAAGAAATTCTCCTTTAAGTTTCTTCAAGAAGTTTATAACTGAAGAAGATGGTCCAAATAAAGATAAATTTGATATCAAAACCAGAGCTTTGATGCCTTTGATTGACGGAGCACGTTTATTAATACTAAATGCCAATATAAAAGGAATCCAGAATACTTATCTAAGATTCAAACAATTAGCTATTACAGATTCTAAAAATGCTGAAATTTATTTAAGCTGTGCAGAAGCTTTCTTGACACTTTCTAAATTTAGAACTGTTGAAGGATTAAAAAATGACGACTCTGGCCAATATATTAATTTAAGAGAAATGTCAAAATCTGACAAAGAGAAATTAAAAAATGCATTATCCCCAATGAAAGATCTGGAGGAACTTATTAAGAGTAAATTTCAATTGACACAATTCTCATAA